From the genome of Myxocyprinus asiaticus isolate MX2 ecotype Aquarium Trade chromosome 39, UBuf_Myxa_2, whole genome shotgun sequence:
GTAAATCAAAGAATGTTTAGTGCTCAGAGAATTTGTGTGGAGGTTAGCGAGTTCTCTTCAGAAGAATGTTCTGTAATGCTCAGGAATGCTGTAAGATTTCATGTATTGTGTGATCTTTTCTATTGTTTATTTTCACTGCATTCTGATGCCTTTTAGCTGTTTAGTGATTTCTGAATCTACCTAATGCATAAGGATTTTTTCATGCTGGGCCAGTAGTTcaaatttttacttgccctgtcAACATTTTCATTGGTCccacaacaaaaataatacatttcattttagcaatgtgtttttatttgtgacaggaagaaatacattttctatgcaaaacatatttacatataatAACTGGAAATTATACAGCTTTAATGTTACTCCATGACAGCTatattcaaaaataatggcatacaatgcaaaacattactgattaATTTGTATTGTTCAACCAATTCTTTCTGATGCTTTCAAGATTATCTCAAATCAGTCTCGGAATTACAACAAAACTGCATCAACAGTATTCTAGCCAGTTAGAGAACATTACCTTTAACATCATCAGAAAACCAAATATGTTTTGGTTtccaaggcaaaaaaaaaaaaaatcacatttacaagATCAATAAATGTAAGATGTGTTGACAATGCAGCACTGGCCTGTGATGGTTCCATCAGCTCTCTCACATGGGCCTCGAGTTAGTGGGCCATTCTTAATGTTTAGCCCTGTAATGCATGAATCTACTTGATGAAAAGAAGCCTGGTATTATTTTGAAGTAAAAATGCTCCCTCTGTTTCTTTTAGAGGATCTGATCCTTTTATCTTGACCTCAGTAACCTCCTCTTTCTGTGTGCAGCATGCATTTGTCCAGCGCGAGCGGCCGAAGTCAGTGCTTATTGACCTGATCCAGCGCACCAAAGATGCGGTGAGAGAGCTGGACAACCTGCAGTACCGCAAGATGAAAAAGATCCTCTTCCAGGAGGCCCACAACGGTCCTGCGGCAGAGGTCCCAGATGACGAGGAGGTCAGTTGTAACTGCATCTCGACCTCCTACCCATGGTTCATGGTCAAGGGTGTTTTACAGTCTTCCTGGAAGTAATATTTTGTCTGGCTTTACAGAAACACACTGGCCCAACACACTCGGGCTTTGTACTAAAAGCATTGTATTTAAGCTGTAGCATTTAGCCTGTAGGTTAAATACAATGTCCATTACAtgcatgaaaatatatatatattacggcTGTGAATCAATTACAAACCATGGCACATGGAacatttaaacaaacattaaaatctaatcataaataaatatatatatatacatatatatatatacacacacatacactggcagccaaaagtttggaataatatacagattttaatcttatggaaagaaattggtacttttattcaccaaagtgtcattcagctgatcacaatgtatagtcaggacattaataacgtgaaaaattactattactgtttcaaaaaaatgttcagaacttcttaaactacttcaaagagttttcatcaaaaaatcctccatgtgcagcaatgacagctttgcagattcttggcattctagctgtcagtttgtccagatactcaggtgacatttcaccccacacttcctgaagcacttgccatagatgtggctgtcttgtcgggcacttctcacgcaccttacagtctagctgatcccacaaaagctcaatgggtttaagatccataacacacttttccaattatctgttgtccagtgtctgtgtttcgtttgcccactctaaccttttctttttgtttttctgtttcaaaagtggctttttctttgcaattcttcccataaggcctgcacccctgagtcttctctttactgttgtacatgaaactggtgttgagcgggtagaattaaatgaatctgtcagctgaggacatgtgaggcgtctatttctcaaactagagacactggtgtacttatcctcttgtttagttgtacatctggccttccacatctctttctgtccttgttagagccagttgtcctttgtctttgaagactgtagtgtacacctttgtatgaaatcttcagttttttggcaattttaagcattgtatagacttcattcctcataacaatgattgactgacaagtttatgagaatatttaccttaagacatgctagtctattgcatactgtggcaactcgaaaacaaacacaaagacaatgttaagcttcatttaacgaaccaaatgcAACTTGATGtaacggcaagtgattttctagtaccaaattagcagattagcatgattactcaaggataaggtgttggagtgatggctgctggaaatggggcctgtctagatttgataatttacttttttcaaatagtgatggtgctgttttttacatcagtaatgtcctgactatactttgtgatcagttgaatgccactttggtgaattaaagtaacaatttccttccgaaacagaaatctgtacattattccaaacatttggctgccagtatatatgtgtgtatgtgtgtgtgtatgtgtgtgtgtgtatgtgtgtgtgtgtatgtgtgtgtgtgtgtgtgtgtgtgtgtgtgtgtgtgtgtatgtatgtgtgtgtgtatgtatgtgtgtgtgtatgtatgtgtgtgtgtatgtatgtgtgtgtgtatgtatgtgtgtgtgtatgtatgtgtgtgtgtatgtgtgtgtgtatgtatgtgtgtgtgtatgtatgtgtgtgtgtatgtatgtgtgtgtgtatgtatgtgtgtgtgtatgtatgtatgtgtgtatgtatatgtgtgtgtgtgtgtgtgtgtgtgtatatatatatatatatatatatatatatatatatatatatatatatatatatatatatacacacacacacacacacatatatacactaccggtcaaatgttttgaaacacttgactgaaatgtttctcatgatcttaaaaatcttttgatctgaaggcgtatgcttaaatgtttgaaattagttttgtagacaaaaatataattgtgccaccatattaatttatttaattataaaactaaaatgtaattaaattattattattttttttttaattgatgacttggaccaaatacccagcatatagatgggaactccttcaatactgtttaaaaagcatcccagggtgatacctcaagaagttggttgagaaaatgtcaagagtacatttctgctaaatctaggcaaagggtgactactttgaagatgctaaaatataacagagtttcgatttattttggattttgtttagtctcaatataattcccatagttccatttatgttattccatagttttgatgactataaaaaattataatcaaggagtaagtgtttcaaaacttttgaccgagagagagagagagagagagagagagagtattaaTTCTACTTTGTCCCAAAGAACTTGAAAGAAATttgttagtcatcatttattttttaattatgtacgtattatttaaaaattttacGTTTTTTGTGGATAGAATTAATTAGACAAATTTtcacaggtataaatctttaatacaagtatatgtatacatgccataaaatcagtggacatgctgtaattaaaagttattaaaagcaAATTCGTCTTGCTTTTAGagtggactttttttaataataggatcaaatggacaGATTaaatttatatcaagctttattggcaagataaacgtAATAGtaaattgccaatgcattatttgacactttacatacagatataaaacatattgaatgctgaagtttaatttgctgtagtttaaaatcttaaaactttACCTGGCTGCCATTCATTCTTTATCgtgcacatgctgggtctctttcaccgtttcgcttttgacactggttcaaatGACAGCGAGTGAGCATTTTCAGGTGACACGAAGAGATACGGCAGCctgcatttatatatttaatcgGCCTGTCAGATATTTCAGTCCAAGGCTGCACaagtaattgaataaataattaaaaaacttaaaTGCCTCTGATTCCCTATCGTATTTATGTATGCAGTTGACATTTCTCTGATTGTTTACAATGCTTAACTGCAAAAGGCATATTGTAAATGGAAAATTTAGACACAATGGGAATTGTGTACCATATTCAACACTTCATGATAAGTTTATTGTGGCAGGCGTGAtcgtaatcttgattatttttcaattaattgtgcagctctatATTGGTCCACCACTAGTCTCCTTATATGGATATGAATGTTAATGTGTTGTAGGAGGTGGAGCACAGTGTTGGCCGGACAGGCACAGTGAACAGTGTGGGGAGTAATCAGTCCATCCCTAGTATGTCCATCAGTGCCAGCTCACAGAGCAGTTCCGTCAACAGTCTGCCTGATGCCACTGACGACAACAAGAGTGAGGTGGATCTTATGGAGAAAGACCAAACCATTATACCTAACAGCTCTGTGATTCATGTCAAACCGGTTTGTGCACTTCTGCTGTaattacattcacatttattttcttGCCAGATACCAAAACAACTTGCTTTGTATTGCATGCGAAGTGCATTTACtgtattatgtttttaaaattacaacACAAAACTTCAGGGTGCTAATAATTAACTTAACCCtctgattaattaattattaaatcgcAAGGGAGGAAAATGATCTTAATGATTCCTTTcgctttaaaacaaaaatataataattgccAATCTTTCTTTTCTCCCAAATGATGTATTTTTGAGAGTTACACATCTGTCCATTATTatattagttaatacattttaatatttcagAGGTGCTTGGTGCATCACCACGATTGTCAGACATGTTTAATTTATGTTGTcatcaaatatatacacacaataattAACACAGTAAGAGTACAGTCATATGAATTTATGGGGTTAAATGTAATCATCCATGGTGGTTTTTGGATGTTACATCAGCTATAAATGGCTTTAAATGTCTGTGTCAAGCATGGCATGTATGTTcttaatgtgctgtttttgtttgctgAAGGAGGAAGAGAGCTATCCAGAAGACACAGAAGCTCAGAGACAGCCATCAGAACCCCTGTCTCCCCCAGCACCGACACCGCGGCGTCAATACAGGAACCGAGAGCACTTTGCCACCATCCGCACAGCCTCCCTGGTGAGAACCAGATTGCCACCCAAGTATAGAGTCCGGGAGAGTCCGTTTGCTCTCTGATCACTTTAGGTCGTTTCTACAACACTTGAAAGCTGGTGTCTGTTCTGCTACAATGGTCAAAAGTGTGCTTGTTTGTATGTGTCCTAGGTTACTCGTCAGATCCAGGAGCATGAGCAGGACTCTGAGGTGCGAGAGCAGATGTCTGGATACAAACGTATGCGCAGACAGCACCAGAAACACCTTCTGGCCCTGGAGAACAAACTGAAGGGTGAGATGGATGAGCACAGACTCAAACTGGACAAGGAACTGGAAAACCAGAGGAACAACTTTGCTGCTGAGATGGACAAACTCATCAAGAAGCACCAAGCCACCATGGACAAAGATGTACTGTATCATTGTCATAAAACCAAAAAGCAAATTCTAATGATAATTTTTCATGAATTATTACTGTTTAAAGCCAAGTAGAACAGTCCAGGGTTcccactgtcatggaaaacctggaaaaatcaggaaattttaaaattgtgttttccgggcctggaaaagtcatggaaactactgtagtgaatatacatttttctagttacgctctgctctaaaatatgtcATCACATGAACATTGCTCTTGGTTAGAGCTTGTGTAGAGTAGAACTTGATCGTCCCTTTTGCGAGCGAATCCTTCTTTTGAGTAGGTTCTTTTCAGTTAATTGGTCAAAATGATTCAATATTTGTATAAATGATTAATCAAATTTgcgaatcagtctgaatcaaaattattttaaaaattggtTTCCAGAAATTACACTGGAAAagaaatttgtttatttatttattctaaaaCATTCAGAATAAATTGTCTTCCATTTGTGCTTGTCTGGTGTAAAAGTTTTTCTGCACTCTGTTTTGCAGGCCAAGACTTTTGCCAACGATGAGAAGAAGTTCCTGCAGCACATTCAGACCCAGCAGAAGAAGGAGCTAAACGGCTTCCTGGAGTCTCAGAAACGCGAGTACAAACTGCGCAAAGAGCAACTCAAAGAGGTCAGAAAGCCATTCAAACATAATCCTGTCTGGactattcttaaaggaatattccgggtccactacaagttaagctcaattgacaacatttgtggcataacattgattaccacaaaaatgtattttgactcgtccctcattttctttcaaaaaagcaaatatcaaggttacagtgaggcacttacaatggaagtgaatgtggccaatttttttacgttaaaatactcacttattcataaatatagccacaagatatgaGCATAATgagtgttaacattattttagtgtgattaaaatcacttactatccttttctgtgtaaagttatagctaattttacaacttcattaccatgaggatgtaatgtcaacaaaccctaaaacgactgtaaaaatgacaatttaaacaactttccagctcaaataataaacacgttttaacagaagaattaatgtaagtgcttttataaaattattagcttcacatttctgcttttaaacccttcaatatttggccctattcacttccattgtaagtgtctcactgtaacctcgatttttgattcttttttcatgaaaaggagggacgagtgaacatttttgtttttgtggtaatcaacattatgccacaaattctgtcgattgaacttaacttgtattgaacccggaatattcctttaacatgctgGTCTTCGTTTCACAAAATCTCACTTtgagatttgatcaaaaaatgaAGATTCATGTTCCTCTCCATAATATTCATGTTACACATTCCCATGCATAGCGTCTTTTCCATATGTGCAGGAGCTGAATGAGAACCAGTCCACACCAAAGAAGGAGAAACAGGAGTGGTTGTCCAAGCAGAAGGAGAACTTCCAGCACTTCCAGGCGGAGGAGGAGGCCAACCTTCTTCGCCGGCAGAGACAGTACCTGGAGCTCGAGTGCCGAAGGTTCAAAAGGCGTATCCTACTCAAACGTCACAAAGTGGAGCAAGATCTTATAAGAGAGGTTAGTAGACAGTGAGCTTGCATGTACGCTAAATGGAAAATCGAAAGTGCTTTTTCAACCACTTGTAGGCAAGTCGACTAGTTTATctgcattttcatattttttttttaaatatttagtttttatattttaagagaCAGTTTTTATATGGAAGGTTAAGTTAAAAATAGTCAAAGTTTTTACGTTCACAATCATCCCTAGTACATGCAGTTGTTCTTAACTATGGACTATTATCGATTATGAACATGGCTGATTTTGTTCTTGATGATACAGTACTGTGACTTCTTGGGTGTCCAGTTCATTGGCCTTTAAATTGAGCCTAAAATAAGTCTATCCACATTTTTCTAGCTTTGTACCATCAGTTTAATGCAGTTTTTTCCTGTGCGTGTTTTCTCAGGAGCTAAAGAAGCGTCAGACGCAGAAGGATCTGGAGCATGCCATGCTGCTCCGACACCACGAGTCCATGCAGGAGCTGGAGTTCAGACACCTGAGCAACATCCAGAAGATGCGTGCAGAGCAGATCCGCCTGCAGCACCAGACCGAGCTCACCAACCAGCTGGAGTACAACAAGCGCAGGGAGAGGGAGCTCAGACGCAAACACGTCATGGAGGTCCGACAGCAGCCCAAGAGCCTCAAGGTAGTAACAATCACTTCTCAGGTTGTAGGTTAGCATTAGTGCACTataagtagctttggataaaatgtctgctCAATGACAAATGAGAAATTAGGTTTAGGATTAATTATAGCATGAAAAATGTCTCAGCTGATTGCCTCATTTATTTGCGCCACTCACCTTTGTTTTTAGCTTAGTTAGTTTACTGATCTTGCTGCCCCAACATTGTTTCTCTGACAGTCCAAAGAGCTACAAATCAAGAAACAGTTCCAGGATACATGTAAGATCCAGACCCGGCAGTACAAAGCCCTGCGGAACCACCTGCTGGAGAGCACGCCAAAACCCGACCACAAGACCATGCTGAAGAGACTGAAGGAGGAACAAACGAGAAAACTAGCCATCCTCGCCGAGCAGTACGACCACACCATCAACAACATGCTCTCCACACAGGCTGTGAGTGCTGAAAAGAAAGAATACACAAAAATGTTGTAACCTTCATTGTCTGATCATATGATAAAAACAGTCTTTCTCTTTCAGTTGCGTCTGGATGAGGCGCAGGAGGCCGAGTGTCAGGTGCTGAGGATGCAGCTGCAGCAGGAGTTGGAGCTGTTGAATGCGTATCAGAGTAAGATCAAGATGCAGACGGACGCACAGCAGGAGCGAGAGAGGAAA
Proteins encoded in this window:
- the LOC127430251 gene encoding serine/threonine-protein kinase TAO1-B-like isoform X2, which encodes MPNAVRTGSLKDPDIAELFFKEDPEKLFSDLREIGHGSFGAVYFARDVRTSEVVAIKKMSYSGKQSNEKWQDIIKEVKFLQRIKHPNSIEYKGCYLREHTAWLVMEYCLGSASDLLEVHKKPLQEMEIAAITHGTLLGLAYLHSHNMIHRDIKAGNILLTEPGQVKLADFGSASIASPANSFVGTPYWMAPEVILAMDEGQYDGKVDIWSLGITCIELAERKPPLFNMNAMSALYHIAQNESPNLESSEWTDYFRNFVDSCLQKLPQDRPNSEELLKHAFVQRERPKSVLIDLIQRTKDAVRELDNLQYRKMKKILFQEAHNGPAAEVPDDEEEEESYPEDTEAQRQPSEPLSPPAPTPRRQYRNREHFATIRTASLVTRQIQEHEQDSEVREQMSGYKRMRRQHQKHLLALENKLKGEMDEHRLKLDKELENQRNNFAAEMDKLIKKHQATMDKDAKTFANDEKKFLQHIQTQQKKELNGFLESQKREYKLRKEQLKEELNENQSTPKKEKQEWLSKQKENFQHFQAEEEANLLRRQRQYLELECRRFKRRILLKRHKVEQDLIREELKKRQTQKDLEHAMLLRHHESMQELEFRHLSNIQKMRAEQIRLQHQTELTNQLEYNKRRERELRRKHVMEVRQQPKSLKSKELQIKKQFQDTCKIQTRQYKALRNHLLESTPKPDHKTMLKRLKEEQTRKLAILAEQYDHTINNMLSTQALRLDEAQEAECQVLRMQLQQELELLNAYQSKIKMQTDAQQERERKELEQRVSLRRALLETKIEEEMLTLQNERTERIRSLLERQAREIETFDSESMRLGFSNMVLANISPEGLSHSFPGAPASWIPHQHHSDSSLGTQWGSSSGSGSSHHYHSSQGGSQALQGWGQAIPGGGLPPWGHSSGPPGAMPKSSVGLPNSPQVLRRSTSGGPTEQGMSRSTSITSQISNGSHLSYT
- the LOC127430251 gene encoding serine/threonine-protein kinase TAO1-like isoform X3; this encodes MEIAAITHGTLLGLAYLHSHNMIHRDIKAGNILLTEPGQVKLADFGSASIASPANSFVGTPYWMAPEVILAMDEGQYDGKVDIWSLGITCIELAERKPPLFNMNAMSALYHIAQNESPNLESSEWTDYFRNFVDSCLQKLPQDRPNSEELLKHAFVQRERPKSVLIDLIQRTKDAVRELDNLQYRKMKKILFQEAHNGPAAEVPDDEEEVEHSVGRTGTVNSVGSNQSIPSMSISASSQSSSVNSLPDATDDNKSEVDLMEKDQTIIPNSSVIHVKPEEESYPEDTEAQRQPSEPLSPPAPTPRRQYRNREHFATIRTASLVTRQIQEHEQDSEVREQMSGYKRMRRQHQKHLLALENKLKGEMDEHRLKLDKELENQRNNFAAEMDKLIKKHQATMDKDAKTFANDEKKFLQHIQTQQKKELNGFLESQKREYKLRKEQLKEELNENQSTPKKEKQEWLSKQKENFQHFQAEEEANLLRRQRQYLELECRRFKRRILLKRHKVEQDLIREELKKRQTQKDLEHAMLLRHHESMQELEFRHLSNIQKMRAEQIRLQHQTELTNQLEYNKRRERELRRKHVMEVRQQPKSLKSKELQIKKQFQDTCKIQTRQYKALRNHLLESTPKPDHKTMLKRLKEEQTRKLAILAEQYDHTINNMLSTQALRLDEAQEAECQVLRMQLQQELELLNAYQSKIKMQTDAQQERERKELEQRVSLRRALLETKIEEEMLTLQNERTERIRSLLERQAREIETFDSESMRLGFSNMVLANISPEGLSHSFPGAPASWIPHQHHSDSSLGTQWGSSSGSGSSHHYHSSQGGSQALQGWGQAIPGGGLPPWGHSSGPPGAMPKSSVGLPNSPQVLRRSTSGGPTEQGMSRSTSITSQISNGSHLSYT
- the LOC127430251 gene encoding serine/threonine-protein kinase TAO1-like isoform X1 — translated: MPNAVRTGSLKDPDIAELFFKEDPEKLFSDLREIGHGSFGAVYFARDVRTSEVVAIKKMSYSGKQSNEKWQDIIKEVKFLQRIKHPNSIEYKGCYLREHTAWLVMEYCLGSASDLLEVHKKPLQEMEIAAITHGTLLGLAYLHSHNMIHRDIKAGNILLTEPGQVKLADFGSASIASPANSFVGTPYWMAPEVILAMDEGQYDGKVDIWSLGITCIELAERKPPLFNMNAMSALYHIAQNESPNLESSEWTDYFRNFVDSCLQKLPQDRPNSEELLKHAFVQRERPKSVLIDLIQRTKDAVRELDNLQYRKMKKILFQEAHNGPAAEVPDDEEEVEHSVGRTGTVNSVGSNQSIPSMSISASSQSSSVNSLPDATDDNKSEVDLMEKDQTIIPNSSVIHVKPEEESYPEDTEAQRQPSEPLSPPAPTPRRQYRNREHFATIRTASLVTRQIQEHEQDSEVREQMSGYKRMRRQHQKHLLALENKLKGEMDEHRLKLDKELENQRNNFAAEMDKLIKKHQATMDKDAKTFANDEKKFLQHIQTQQKKELNGFLESQKREYKLRKEQLKEELNENQSTPKKEKQEWLSKQKENFQHFQAEEEANLLRRQRQYLELECRRFKRRILLKRHKVEQDLIREELKKRQTQKDLEHAMLLRHHESMQELEFRHLSNIQKMRAEQIRLQHQTELTNQLEYNKRRERELRRKHVMEVRQQPKSLKSKELQIKKQFQDTCKIQTRQYKALRNHLLESTPKPDHKTMLKRLKEEQTRKLAILAEQYDHTINNMLSTQALRLDEAQEAECQVLRMQLQQELELLNAYQSKIKMQTDAQQERERKELEQRVSLRRALLETKIEEEMLTLQNERTERIRSLLERQAREIETFDSESMRLGFSNMVLANISPEGLSHSFPGAPASWIPHQHHSDSSLGTQWGSSSGSGSSHHYHSSQGGSQALQGWGQAIPGGGLPPWGHSSGPPGAMPKSSVGLPNSPQVLRRSTSGGPTEQGMSRSTSITSQISNGSHLSYT